The sequence below is a genomic window from Gadus morhua chromosome 12, gadMor3.0, whole genome shotgun sequence.
CCGGTGTGAGGTTCTGGAGACCAAAACCCAACGtccacctcctcatccatcgTGTCCATAGAGAGGTCAAGGCTATGCAAGAGAGACCGATGACGGGCGTGCGCAGTATACCGAGACTCgcgtgagatgtgtgtgtgtgtgtgtgtgtgtttgtgtgtcataaCATAAGCTATTTAAACGGAAACATTGCCAAATATGTGCAACATTCAATGCAAAGATGTCCATAAGAATATATAGAAGAGTTTTCTTCTGCGAAGTGTCATCTTTATCTCTGGAAGTTTACAGCATTTGTCTACATTATCAATACATTCAAGAACATGAATGGAGAAACAAGTCGCCTCAGTTAcaacacattatatatatatatatatatatatatatatatatatatatatatatatatatatatatatatatatatatatatatatattttacatctACATCTCCTGTCCTACTtgggcagttttttttttactggatAGGCCTACCAATAATTAAACAGTTTGCGGGAGACTGCAGAAGAACTGAAaactttatgtattttttttttttaatttttaatttaatttatggAGTAGGCCTATGGAATAACGTATTCCTCAACCAGTGCCGACCCACTAGCCTATCGAACTACACTCGTTATAATGTGAACAGGAGCGCATAATAGAGAGAACATGACATGTGTAGTTATGTATATTATAAATCAACTATATATGAAGAGATTTATGGCATTCAATTGAGAGTATGAATAAACAAAAGCTATACGATACAGACGGCCTACCGAGGGTGGGGGCCATGTTGTTACccggtgtgttttttttgtgtcggAAGGCTAtttgaaaaagacaaacaaaaccaaaaactaGCGCACCTGTCCGTAATCAGAGCTAATGGCGCGCGAGCCTCGTCTGATGCATTTATATTGACGCGCCTCACAAGCTAGTTGGCTGAACAAGATGGCTACGTATGGTGACGAGTCAGTCGACAGCTATTTCTATTCCTCATACAACCCGTACGCCAGCAGGTACCACAAGCCCCGAGATGTGGGTTGGaaatacaataagtacatttcccAGCACGCGGACATCGAAGCGTTCAACAACACTCAGCGCGCGCACCTCAGGTCCATCTTATCACAAATCAACCCGAAGCTCACCCCGCGCCTCAGGAAGGCCAACACTAAAGATGTGGCCATCCAGGTGAACCCCAAGACCGACGCCTCGGTGCAGTGCGCAATTGGGCCCCGGACCCTGCTGTCCATTAAAGGTCAAGGTTCACCGGGCAGTCCGAAAGGCGCAGGCGGCGTGCGATACCCTCGAACTCTCGCCGTCTACTCGCCTATCGCGTACAGATCTATTACATCGTTTCTCTCCGATGACGACAAGGGCACCTCTTGTGACGTGGCGAGTGGAGAACCACTTCTGGAGGGTGAGGCGACGAAGAATGAGAATCAGAACATCAGCGCGGAGACGGATGAGGAGAAGACCGCTGCCCAGCGCAAAAACATTAAGTCAAAGCAGCCGCTTAAACCCGATGCGTCCAAATCCGTCAAGGAAAGTTCCAAACTCAAAGCCCGCGTGAGATTTCAGGTGAGGGCCACACACAATGATCGAGTTAACTATTATATTATGGTATACTAATAAATGTGCTTCAAACCTTGACTGTCTGGTGTCCAGTTTCTGGAACAGAAGTACGGATATTATCACTGCAGAGCGTGTAATCTACGGTGGGAGAGCGCGTACGTCTGGTGCGTCCAGGGCACAAATAAGGTAATGCATTGAAATCGCAACACGCGCTTGCTTTTGTTTTCCTGCTATAACTTCTACTTCTCCTACCAGGTTTATTTCAAACAGTTTTGCAGAAAATGCCAAAAGGAATTCAACCCGTACCGAGTTGAAGACATAACATGCCATGTAAGACACTTGAGTCTCCCAACATGATGGAATGCGCGAGATCCTCCACTAACCATTGACCTCAATTCCAGATCTGCAACAAGGCACGATGTTCGTGTGCGTCGACTCTGCGCCATGTCGATCCCAAACGACCCCACAGGCAGGATCTGTGCGGCAGGTGCAAGGGCAAACGGCTGTCCTGCGACAGCACCTTCAGCTTCAAGTACATCATCTAGAACTCCTATTGCCAACAAAGTCTGCCTCGGATGTGGTGACATTTTCTTAATTTCATGTCagagttttgttttggttcaggtCTTGATGCTGTGCGCTGAATGTTTTGAAATAAACTACATGGCACATTATCAGTGGAGTTATTTGGATTATTAAAGGGTCATATTATGCTATTGGGTATAATCAGCGATTAGAAAATCAGCCCTTTTCCTGTTTTCAGTAACATCACAATTCTGGTGTGTCCCTAGATAAGACTAGCATACATCACAAGTCTCTATTCAGCATACATCTTGAGTGAAGCTCACCTGCAGCTATCCACTACTGGTGGCTTAATGTAAACCTAAGCATGATCGCTGGCAGGACTGGTGTCCGGACAATGCCTTCAGTAAAGACAAATCCATTGAATACCTTGCACTCTGCCCTAGAAGCCTACAGCTTATGCATTCACAAGCGGTCCATCCGTTCAGAGTAGAAATGAGCCGCAACACCTGGACATGTTTACtttatcaattttatttgtcCCGAGTGAAGGCTGAGAatcgtgtgtgtatatatatatatataatgcatctCTTCCAGGTAAATAATATATCCATTTTTAATAACAGCATTTTTAAATCTAGCAGGCAAGCCCAGAAGCTCTGTGGAGACTACAGTGATTGTTACAATGTGCCGAGAGGACCTTCCTCTGAGCGCAAACCGTCCCCTGCCACTACCGGGAcagagcgggaggggggggggagttgacacaaccctgggagggagagggggggcaggatCACAGTGGAAAAAGGAATGCATAGGACTCAGCGAGGATAGGCTGCGGCCGTCCAATAGGAGAGAGGCTACAAGCCACCGTCGCCATTTTCATTGGTCGAGATTTGGTTAaaccccgcctcccccacccccccctccccaaaaaaaaaaaaataagactcCCAGCCCAGTTTACAAGCATCAAGCAAGCCAGGGTTTGGGAAAAGGTTTTGTTAAGTGTGTGACTGGACTTCAACAGTAGAGTACCCTCCCTTCAATCCGGTCACACTCAGGTTAACAGTGCATTACACAAAAAAATACTGCTTTTACACTATACACCTTCTAAAATATATACAGAGTACAATAAGTTACGCACATTCCTCCGCCGTGTGAGCCGGAGCCGGTCTGCACTCGTGTGCAATTAAATgcagttttctgtgtgtgtgtttgtatgtatgtatgtatagatgTGTGTATACCAGAGTATCCAATACACAGCACACTGTTACAAGTCTCTAGAAGGCAGCTACTTATTTGGTTAAAGAGTCGCGGGTCAATAAACGGATATATTTCTCTTTTTACAGCTGCAGGGGGAACACAGCGCCCCCCCCTCGGGGTTACATGTTAAATACCCAAACATTTACAACCTAGGATAGTAGCActactaaaaaatacatttctccCAAAAAAATACTCTTGCAGTGCTTTCTCTTTCAAGCATGCTTTTGAAaaccctttctttttttctttttaaatgttttatgctTTTGCTTAAAGAAGTGGACAGGACAGcatccctctccttcctttcgccacacacacacacacacacacacacacacacacacacacacacacacacacacacacacacacacacacacacacacacacacacacacagctggtggACCCCCAGTGCAAAGCTCGCTCACACTGCTCTGTACCACTCAACCAAAAGCAACGagataagaaaaaataaaatctgtcGTGTACGCATCGTCTCCGCCGCCCGTTTCTCCGGCTACGTCAGCTCCGGCGCATCCTTTATTGCAGCTGAATTTGCAGAGTGCGCATCagtccagggagggggggagggagggaggggagggggaggggactcGGTGATGTCATCGCCTAGACCGATGAGTCACAGGTACCCCTTCCccacctgcccccctcccccccccccaagcgtGCGTTAGCCCTTATTGGTAAAAGTCTTAGTATCTTGTCCAATCAGAAGCTGGCCTTAGCCACCCATCTCTCCCCAGGGCCACCCCCACTTCCAGGGAGCatcagagtgtgtgtctatgttgaGGGAGGGTGCGTTTGATACGTTTCACAGCCCCACGCTGACCATGGAGGGCCGGGTGAGGCGGGCAGGTCCCTGCTCCTGGCTGAGTGCCTGACGGATCTGCAGGTTGAGCTCCATGAGGCGTCGGCTGGCCTGAGAGAGGTCTCCACTGCCTCCCAGCACCGCCAGGCAGCCCGTCTGCCCCAGCGTATGGTGGCGGAAGTAGATGTGCAGCAGGGTCTGCACCGCGTCGTCTGAGTCGCTGCCGAAGATGTCGCTGGGCCAGAGGGACCTGGTAGGGGAGCAGAGAGGTCCGGGGTTAGAGCCCTGCTTCTGGTCGCCAGTGTTGTGGGAGTTATTAAAGAGCAACTATATGCACTGTTAATTTGCTGCCATCTAGAggtcaaacaacacaacacttaACATTGCGGGGGAGCCTGGCTATTGTCAGACCAAGCTCAACCGTAGTTTGCACGTTgttctggggaggctgctgtcattttcttcagtacaagaggcgtgatcaacgggcctagtacaaaagactctgtacgcaattggctgcttgccgttgcttccctgtcgtcattgtgttaaacctgTCAATAGCGTGCcggggggaaaagccagcttggtgattggctcccgcaaaaacgtatcggaagcagaaagaaatgtattgctcttctccagacccttctgcaggacGAATTTTAATCGCCGGCAGAGTTGTGGGGATAAAATGACTGAGAATTGGGTTCTTGGTCTTTCTAGGACTAAAgcaaatgatatatatatcatcCGCCCATTCATCCAAATATATATGTTATCGCATATATAGTTATAATCAAACTACTTTTTATCCATGTTAATCATTTATCTTGTGTCAAACCTCTCTTGGTATTCTGCAAGGATATTATGCGCTTGAATTAATCGAAAAAGAAATAGGTGCTCATGTTCATTGTTTTTAACCTTTAGGTGGCAGCAAACTCTACACATGTGCTCAAGCATGGTGTTCTGGTTTAATTTTAGATTATTTCAGGTCTGAGTGGAGGACCTACCTGAAGACTTTGACCTGGTTTAGGGCAGAGGTGAAGTCTCTAGCTCTCAGGGTCTCGACCAGCGACTGGATGGCCGTCTCGGTGTTGGTCTGCGTGTCGTCCGAGAGACAGATCACCTCCTGtccctcacttcctgtctccgCCTCCTTCAGACAGCCCTCCAGAAGAGCCAGCTCATCTGACATGTTGGTCACCTGataagagacagacaggaagtcagacAGACATAAGAAAACATAAGCAGAAAGATGAACGGACAGGAAGTCCAACAGAGACAGATAGGTAGGCAGACAttaagaaagacagagaggtagaCCGTTGATTAGACGGAAGGGAAAGACAGTGACAAACACTGACTTCTATGCACTGATAACAGCGTCCATGTTTAAAGTGGGGACAGACGTCACAGAGGCCATTCTCCTCAGCATTGACCAGTGATTAACTGGGAGAGCCAGCCTATAAGGCCATGCCAGGAGAATGTAATCTCATAAAGAGCTTTGATCTGATTAAAGAGCCCTCCAAGAGCTATAaaaacacagagagggggagcgatGGCTTAGATAGCGACGAACTGAACCCTCTCTCCGATCGATCGGTCCATCTACATTCCTGCTCCAAGATGTACTGCCATGGCAGGAGTTCAGGATTGAACAAAAAAACTGTAAATGCAGAAGTTCACAAAGACATTGTGAGGAATATGCCGTGTTACGATGATAGGACAGCGTCGTGGTTAGACTGTTCACTGCTCCAttctgaaaggttctgggttttgAACCCCACTTTCTGCAGTCTACCTGGAGGCATTCCTCGAACAACCTGCTCTTTAAATtacatgtatatacatattCACTGTAAATCACTTTGATAAAAGCTTCAGCTAAATGACTCATGAATAGTAAACAGTAAATCAGGTATCCAGGAGGGATTTACGGCACACCGAGACCCAGAGAGCTGCTGGTGTCATTCTGGCTTTTACTGGAAACCATTAAGGACCATGAAGTCATGATCCTGTGGTCAGCCCAGCTCTGGTAGAGAACAGCACCAACACTGAAAGGCTCTGGGTTTGATTTGTTGTCGACTCAACTGGTAGAATAATGCATGTACGCTCTCAGAGTTAGGGCTTTGATTCCCAGGCTAAAATGTTTGCATTCGGAGTATTGTAAGACGATTTGTATCATATTAAAGTATTTTAGTGTGTGTAAGGAGGGGAATGAGACAGATGAAATATCCATGGTGGGTGAACAGTGGGCTacctctgcctccctcttgATGGTTTCTACCCTGCTGATGAGCTTGCAGTACGCctggaacagcagcagcagctggaaaTGGAGCTTGTAGAGCCGGCGACACAACTCCAACTcctgtagagagagagtagagggtgggtggagggagagagaaagtaaatCCTAAAATCACTCACAAACTCCTCAGAACTCACAAGGTCACATGATTTAGGCAGATGTGACATGATTGGACAGAAGTGGATCCTGGATTAGAGGGAGCGAGGGGTAGGGGGAGCGATCAGATGAGGAAGATGGCCAGCTGATGAAGGGGTTAATGTGACCATGGAGGACATGGAGGGGGGCAGCGGTGAGCAACAGGTGTGTCCTTTCGACCAAAACACCCCAAAATAATCCAGTTTCCTAACACAGGTAAACATCTAATAAAGGATCACATGATGACAAGAAACCCTGGGGACGGAGGAGTAACGCATGCAGGATGAAAGTACAGTAAACACTAGCGATGCTCTCCCTCATCCTTCAGTCCGGTTAACCCACGGCAACACCcctgccccaccaccaccgatagggaggatgatgaaggtgaGAGAGGGATCTGATGCAACCAGTTGCCCTAACAGAGCCACTGAAGAACTTGAGCAGGATTGCATTGGGGAAGGGTGAAGCACGGTTAAATAAAGATGGAGAAGGATGCCGGTCTGCTAGGCAGCCGTTCAAATGAAGCCAGAGATGATACGGTGAGAGGGGTTGGGTCTGAATGGAATGATTATGGTGATGAGAGTTCACGGTATGAGAACCACTTACTGCTAGATTCTCCATGTGCTAAGCAAGAAGGCGAGCAGGTCACACAACaaaaaccacaaacaacacaggagaggaagaagaatcAAGAATTAGTGTGCTTAAACATAGCAGCTCACATAGCACCGTGCCACATAACAAAGTGATTAACTAGCCAGTGGTTAGCTGGCAGTGCTAACGACTAGAAGCCAGTGAGTGTTTAGCTAGCCAGAGACATTTGCTAGACGGCAAATGTTTTGCTTGTTAACACACTACTAGCCAGAGCTCTTTAAGCCAGCGAGTGCTCTGCCAGCTGGCGCTAAGCTAGCCAGAATTCTGAGAGTGCAGTGCTCAGGTAGCTAGCGAGTGATAGGCGAGCCAGAGCTCTGCTAGCCAACAAGTGTTTAACTAGCCAGTAATATGCTAGCCAGCTAATATTCAGGAAGCTTGTGAGTGCAAGGCTAGCCAGTAAAATTCTTAAGCTAGCTAGCATTCCTCTTGCCTGCAGAGGAGCTAAAGCCTGGTCCCCTCATGCTTATCTGGTGAACCAAGGGCACAAGTAGACATCAGAAAAGAACAAAATCAGGTACAGCAAGACAGTATGTacagtaggagagaggaggtagacACATCAAGACAataggagagaaagggagggtaGAGAGACACAGCAAGACAGCAGGCGTATCCATGTCTAATCATCCCCTAGATGTACATCTATCTTACAGCAGTCTGTCGTATGCCAGCTCTTGGCTAAAGTGACAGCTTAAAGATGCGAGCAGTAAGATAGCAGTAAGGCAGCCTGGGCCATCACCCCTCTGTTTGGACTCTGTAACCCTCAGCCTGAGCCCCAATTGGATTATTTTGTCATTTCCTGTTGTCTTCCTGGAAATGATGATCAATTAGGCCTCGGACAAAACAAGATATTTGGTAGGGGCG
It includes:
- the zar1 gene encoding zygote arrest protein 1: MATYGDESVDSYFYSSYNPYASRYHKPRDVGWKYNKYISQHADIEAFNNTQRAHLRSILSQINPKLTPRLRKANTKDVAIQVNPKTDASVQCAIGPRTLLSIKGQGSPGSPKGAGGVRYPRTLAVYSPIAYRSITSFLSDDDKGTSCDVASGEPLLEGEATKNENQNISAETDEEKTAAQRKNIKSKQPLKPDASKSVKESSKLKARVRFQFLEQKYGYYHCRACNLRWESAYVWCVQGTNKVYFKQFCRKCQKEFNPYRVEDITCHICNKARCSCASTLRHVDPKRPHRQDLCGRCKGKRLSCDSTFSFKYII